CATAAAATGCAGCAAAAACCAGAAAGTGAATTTAAGCAAAATTATAAGTTTGGAGATTATTTAAATGAAGCATCTAAGCATAATATAGATAGCCAAACTAAATCTTCAAAAAATTTATACAATAAAGATATAGCATCTGAGGATAGCAATAATGAAACTGTAAAAAAAGACAAGGGTGAAGACGGCTTGCAGAAGATGAATGACCAGGAGCTGATAGCTGTATCAATACTTCAGCAATTGAAAAGTGTAATTTATAATTCTATTAAATCTTCAAAAGAGTCCGCATCAAATGACAATGATTCTTATGTTGTTTCAGCTGTATATAACAAAAGTACAGATGTAACAAAAGCTATTTCAGATAGGCATCAATTAATTAAAAATATAGAAAAAGAGCTGCAAAAATTGGTTCCTTCACAAGATGGAAATGATGTAATCTCAGAAAAACAGGATAATGTTAAGTCAAAAAGTGTAAATTTAGTATTGGATAAGATAGATAATTTGTTATCAAATGTAATGGACACCAAAGTTGATTTAAAAGTAACTGATAAAAATACTTTAAATAGTAATGAAACACTAGCTAAGGAATATTATCATGAAAGCTTAGATCCAGTAAACATAGATAAGTCCTATACCAAAAGCACTACTAAGACAGAAACTAATACAGTTAAGCAAACCTTTGATGAGATAAATAAATTATTGAAGGGCATGTTGGACAAACAATCAGACGTACAATCTCCTGAAGAAATAAATGCGATTAGGCAAATATTGTCACAACTTAAAGAGATTGAAGTTAATAGTGATATAACTAGTAGTTCTTCTGTTTTAACAAATAGTAAAAATAGTATGATATCAAACAATAATTATTCTAATTTAATAGATAAATTGATATCAACGTTGAATTCAGAAAACACTTTAAAAAGTACTTCAGAGAATGCTTCTAAGGCAGATAATGGTAACTTTCATGTAAATGATGCTGTTTTAGCTGTAGATAATAAAAGTGCAGATGTAACGAAGATTGCTTCAGATAGAGATCAATTAATTAAAGATATAAAAAGAGAACTGCAAAGGTTGGTTTCTCTACAATCTGTAAATAGTGATGAAATCTCAGAAAAACAGGAAATTACTAAGTCAAGGGATAATAATTTAATACTGAAAAAAATAAATAGTCTATTAACAGATGAGGTTGACATCAAAACTAACTTAAAATCAGCTGATAAAAATACTTTAAATAGTAATGAAACACTAGCTAAGGAATATTATCATGAAAGCTTAGATCCAGTAAACATAGATAAATCCTATGCTAAAGAAACTACTAAGACAGAAACTAATGCAGTTAAACAAACTTTTGATGATGTAAATAAATTATTAAAGGGTATGTTGGATAAACAATCAGATGTACAATATCCTGAAGAAATAAATGCGATTAGGCAAATATTGTCACAACTTAAAGAGATTGAAGTTAATAGTGATATAACTAGTAGTTCTTCTGTTTTAACAAATAGTAAAAATAGTATGGTATTAAACAATAATTATTCTAATTTAATAGATAAATTGATATCAACGTTGAATTCAGAAAACATTTTGGAAAGTGCTTCACAGAATGTTTCTAAGGCAGATAATGCTAACTTTCATGTAAATGATGCTGTTTTAGGTGTAGATAATAAAAGTGCAGATGTAACAAATACTGCTTCAGATAGGGAACAATTAATTAAAGATATAAAAAATGAAGTGCAAAAGTTGGTTTTTCTACAATCAAGAAATAGTGATGCAACTTCAGAAAAACAGGAAAGTACTAAGTCAAGAGATATAAATTTAATACTGGGAAAAATAGATAGTCTATTGACAGATGAAGTTGACACCAAAACTAACTTAAAAGCAGCCAATAAAAATGCTTTAAATAGTAATGAAATTTCAGCTAAGGAATATTATCATGAAAGCTTAGATCCAGTAAACAACATAGATAAACCCTATGCTAAAGCAACTACTGAGACAGAAACCAATTTAATAGATAAATTAATATCAAAATTGAATTCAGAAAATACTTTAAAAAGTGCTTCAGAGAAGGTTTCTAAAGTAGATAATAGTGACTTTAATATAACTGATATTGTTTTAGATTCAGCTAATAACGGTACAGATGTAATGAATATTGTTTCAAGCAAGAATCAATTAATTAAAGATATAAAAAGAGAACTGCAAAAATTGGTTTCTCCACAATCTGGAAATGGTGATACAACCTTAGAAAAACAGGCTAGTATTAAACAAGATGATATAAAAACAGTATTAGATAAGATAAACAATTTGTTATTAGAAAAAACAGATATGAAAGTTGATTTAAAGGTAATACCTCAAAGTGATTTAATTAATAGGGAATTATCATTAGCAGCTAATGAATATCAATCTGAAAGGTTAAGTACAGCAAAGATGGACAAATCTTCTGCTAAAGAAACTTTAAGATCAGAAACTAATGTAGTTAAGCAAATTTTTAATGGAGAAAATAATTTATTAAGTACTATATCAGATAAGCAGCCATCTTCTAGTAATCAGGAACAACCATTAAAGAATAAAGACAATAAATTCTTAAATAATCTTATAGATAATAAAGATTCTGGAGATAAGTATTCAAAGGTTATTAATGTTATGAATCAATTTGCATTAAATACTGCTGGTACTTTTAATAAAAATCAAGATATTCAACCACAGGTAATAAATAGAGATAATTTTGCTTCTGATTTTATTAAAAGTTTAAACTATATGGAAGATAACAATGTAAAAAATATGACGGTAAAAATACTTCCAAAAGAACTTGGAGAAATATTTATAAAGGTTACTTCTGATGGTAATATTATGAAAGCCACTATAACTGCTACAAATAAAGATTCTTATAATTTGTTGAATTCAAATTTACATGAAATTAATAACCTGCTAAATAATCAACATATTAAGATTCATAGTGTAGATATAAATATTTACAATGGAGATACAACTTATTTTAGTGGTAACAATAATTTTAATAATGATCAGTTTAATGGCAGCAATGAAAATAGTAGTAATAATAAGAGTACTACAAATTTCAGCAATAGTAATTCGGAAGAATTAGATACTAATTCTCAAATCAGTACAAAAGAAGATAATAATGTGAATGTTTTAGTATAAAGAATATATAAAACATTGAAAAATTATATAGGGAGGTAAAAGATGGCTGTAACAAATAATAATACACCTATTCTTACTGGATATAAATCAAATGTTACTAGTTCAGGTAAAACAGATAAAGGTACACCTATTGTAAAAAAAGGTCAGGAAATTGATAAAAATTCATTTTTAAAAATACTGTCAGCTGAATTGTCAAATCAAGATCCAACAAGCAGCAGCAATCAGGATTCAACGCAGTATGTGGCTCAGCTTGCACAATTTTCATCTCTTGAACAGATGTCAAATTTAAATAGCACTATGACTTTGAATTCAGCATCCAATTTAATTGGTGTGCCAGTTGAATTTAATTCTCTGAATAGTTTGGGAAATAATTATGTGGGTATAGTTAAATCCGTAACTAGAAATGGAGATTCTATAGCATTATCAGTAGCTACTTCAGATAATGGAAAAGCCATTGATAAAGATTTTGATTATGGCGACATTTTGCAGATTAATCCTGAGATATCTACAGATAATAGTAGTAGTGATTCTTCAAATAGTGATTCAGAAAATACTACAGACACAATAAATACATCAGATTCAAATGAAAGTACAAATTTAAGTGATACTAATTCAACCACTGATGATGTGAAGTTATGAGTTTCAGAGTAGTAAATGGACAAATTCATTCTGTAGAACCTATTGGCAATTTTCATGAGAGAAAAATTTCTACACCTACTAAAATCAGTACAAATTTTAATGACATATTAAATGAGAAAATTAACAAAAATGAAAGTTTTATCATATCAAAGCATGCTGAACAAAGACTTAGTAGTAGAAATATAAGTTTTAATGAGCAGGATATGAAAAATATAAATGAAGCTATAAATAAAGCGGAACAAAAGGGTGCTAGAAATTCACTTATACTTTATAAAGATGTAGCATTGATTACAAGTATTAAAAATAGAACAGTGATAACGGCAGTGGATAAAAACAGTGCCAAAGATAATGTTTTTACCAATGTGGATAGTGTGGTTTTACTTTAGACTGGACCTTTTGGAGGAAGTCTAAGTCAGTGGAAGGATAGAAGCTGATTTAAAACTGCAATGTTGCCGATATTTTAAGAAAATGAATACTTAGCTATGTATAATTGTAAAAATTGATATATGAATATAAATAAATTGAATTTAATGGAGGTTACAAAATGTTAAGATTAATGAATTCAGGAGTGTCAGGTATGCAGTCAAATCAAACAGCTTTAGATGTTATAGGTAACAATATAGCAAATCAAGAGACTGTTGCATTTAAAGGATCTAGAGCAAGATTTCAGGATATGCTGAGCCAAAGTCAAGGAGACGGAACTTCACCTACTGTATCTGCAGGTGGAACAAATCCAACCCAGATAGGTCTTGGAGTTAAATTAGCAGGAATAGATACCATAATGACTCAAGGTATAATGCAGCCTACTAATAGCAATTTGGATGTAGCTATTGATGGAGATGGATATTTCATAGTGACTAAGGGAAACACAATTTTTAACAATGGAGGAACTACTGTAAATGGTCAAGCAGGTATTACAGTCAACAATGCAGCCAATCAAGATCATACTATTAATCAGCCTACTCTTACAGCCTCAGAATCTCAAGTTTCCTATACAAGAGATGGTGCCTTTACTCTTGATGAACAGGGAAATCTTTTAACTTCAGATGGATATAGAGTTATGGGATATTCAATGACAAATGGCGGTACTGATAGCATGGCTGATGATGGACAGATAAATTATGTAGATGGAACAGCAGCTTTAACAGCAAATGATACAAGTCTTAAAACTTTAAGAATACCGGCTACAGTTAATGATGGAGCAAATACTTTTAGAGTTACAAGCTTTTCCATAGGAAGAGATGGTGTAATAATTGGAACACTTTCGGATGGAAGAACAACAGCTATTGGACAGATTGCCATGGCTTCCTTTAGAAATCCAGCAGGACTGTCAAAGGAAGGTAAGAACTTATATTCTGCTTCAGTTAATTCGGGAACAGCTACATTGAGAAGTGGTGCTGGTAATACTGTAAATAATAACAGTGATGGATACGGAGATGCACTTCAAAGCATGCTTGAAATGTCCAATGTAGATCTTGCACAGCAGTTCACAGATATGATAGTTGCAAGCAGAGCTTTTCAGGCCAATGGTAAGAGTATAACTACTGGGGATGAAATTCTTCAAGATATAATAAATCTTAAGAGATAGGATTTAATTAATGGTGTATTTAGAATATAGTATTGTTTAGTAAATTTAAAGTAGGTATAATTTAAAGGGATATTTTAATAATCATTCATAAAATTACATAGAATAACTTATGAATGATTATTAAATATTTTAAAGGGAGCAGATGAATTATGGTAAAGCTTACGGGAATGAATCATAGAGAAATTATGATTAATGAAGATAATATTGAGAAGATCGAGGAAGTACCTGAAACCGTAATAACCATGACTAATGGAAATAAATACATTGTAGAAGAAAATACAGATGAGATAATAGATAAGATAATAACTTTTAAGAAAAAAATTTATAATTCAAATTTTAGATAGACAAATTTTTACAAAAGGAGATGAGTCCATGAGTGAAAATAAGCCAGAAAAAAAGACTGATGGTGCAAGTAAAATAATTATAATATTGTTAGTACTGCTCATTGTTTTGATTGGCTCTTTTGCGGGATATATTTTGTTTTTTGGAGGAGCTTCAAATTTTCATCCCAGCAGTTCAAATAATACAAATACTACAGAAGTAAACACAGTTTCCGCTGCAGATGAAAACACTTATTCTCTAGATGAAGCCATAGTAAATTTAGCAGATACTGATTCTCAAAGATATGCAAAGGTAAAGGTAAGCTTTGGCTATAATGAAAAGAACACTAAGTTAAAGAGTGAACTTGAAAGTGAAGATGTAAATAAAAAACCTATTTTAAGCGATGCAGTTAACAGTGTACTTAGAAGCAAGAAGGCTGCAGATCTTACTACCTCAAAGGGTGTAGATGAAATAAAGAGTGAAATTATGCAGAAGGTAAATCCTATTCTGAAAAATGGAAAGATAAGTAATGTATATTTTGATGAATTGGTAGTTCAATAGAATGGAAATCAGGGTGGAAAATCTATGTCGGTATTATTGATGATTTTAAAGCTTGTAGCTGCACTTTTAGTTATTTTACCTTTAATATACATAAGTATAAAATATGGTGGAAACAGGCTTCAGAATATGCAAAATGGAAACTATATGAAGATATTGGAAAGGCTTACATTGACAAAGGAAAACAGCCTTTTGATAATAAAAATTGGAGAAAAAGCATATGTTTTTTCCAGCAGCGGAAGTAAATTGGAAATTTTAATGGAATTAGAACCTGAGGAATTAAAAAAAATACAGGAATCAAAAAAAGTTACTCAGTATAAAGATTTCAATGAATTTTATAGGAATTTTAAGGGGAAACTTAACATCCATAGTAAAAATGAACTTTTAAAAAAACTAAAAGATAAATTTAGAGTAAAGGATAAATAAGTGCTTCATATTTCAAAATATATTTATATTATCCTTTGCAATATATCCAATACTAAAAGAGGAAGATTTAAATGAAGAAAAAGGCTTTTGTAATATCTGTTTTAATTTTGTTTTGTATATTTTTTATGGGAAAAAATACATATGCAGCACCAACTACTATACCTATACCAAATGTAAATGTATCCGTAGACAATGCAGCTACACCTTCGGATTATGTAGATAATATAAAATTGCTTGTAATGCTGACAATACTTACTCTGCTTCCATCTATAATTATCATGACTACCAGCTTTACAAGAATTGTAGTAGTTCTGGGTTTTTTAAAAAATGCCCTTGGTACACAAAATGCACCTCCTAATCAGGTGATAATTGGACTAGCTCTCTTTTTAACATTTTTTATTATGATGCCTACATATACAACTATTAATAATAATGCCATTCAGCCCTATTTAAATAACCGTATAAATCAGCAGCAGGCAATTACTGAGGGAGAAAGACCTCTAAAGGAATTCATGCTGAAACAGACCAGAAGGAAGGATCTTCAGTTATTTATGGATGCAGCTAAAATGGATCCCAAAACGGATACAGAGCACACGCCTATGCATGTAGTTATACCCGCTTTTATAATAAGTGAGTTAAAGACTGCTTTCATAATAGGATTTTTACTATTTATTCCCTTTATGATTATAGATTTTGTAGTGGCAAGTATACTTATGTCCATGGGTATGTTTATGGTACCTCCAGCTATGGTATCTCTTCCCTTTAAAATCCTATTATTTGTAATGGTAGATGGCTGGTATTTAGTAGTTAAGTCGCTTATTTCAAGTTTTTCGTGAGGTGAAATTTATTATGACAGAAAATATGCTTTTAAAAATAATTAAGGATGCCATAAGTACGGGACTTTTAGTATCTGCACCAATTTTAATAGTGTCTGTGGTGGTAGGGCTTATTATAAGTATAATGCAGGCTACTACCCAAATACAGGAGCAGACCCTTACTTTTGTACCAAAGCTCATTGCTATAGCTGTAGTTGGTATTATAACTAGTACCTGGATGCTTCATATGATGACTGGATTTACGGAAAGAATATTTGAAATGATAGCAAATATAACTCGATAGGTGTGATTCTATGATTGATGTGGCCTATTTTTCAGCTTTTTTTCTGGTTTTTTTGAGGATTTTAACCTTTTTTGTGGCGCTTCAGGTGCTTTTCCCAAGTGGGCTTCCAAATACAATAAAAGTTTCCTTTTGTGCTATAATAGCATTTTTTATAGTAAGCAGTATAGATTACAGCAGTGTCCAGGGAATTAACAATTGGCTGGTTTATATGCAGCAGTGCACCTTTGAAGTGATAACGGGATTGGTACTTGGATATTTAACTAATTTGGCTTTTATATGCGGCAAGGTTGCAGGTAGCTTTATGGACATTCAGATAGGATTCAGTATGATGTCTATATTTGATCCTACTACCCAGAGCAATGAAACTTTAATGGAGAGAATCCTTGCTTTTTTAAGTATAGTAGTATTTCTTGTAATTGACGGTCACCATGTACTTATAAGAGCTCTTATAGACAGTTACAATACAGTACATATAGGTACCTTTGTGCTATGGGATCAATCTGCCATGTATGCACTGCATGCCTTTATTCAGTTTTTTATTATTGCTATAAAGATTGCCATGCCCATAGTAATAGTTTTAATAATAACAGACATAGTAATGGGACTTGTGTCAAGAACAGTGCCTCAACTGAATGTAATGATTCTTGGAATGCCAGTAAAAATACTTCTGGGATTTTCAATTTTTATGTTGATTTTGCCTGTAATTGTAAATCTTATAATAAATGCCTTTTCTCTCATACCAGATTTATGGAGAGGGTTTTATAATATAATACCTGCCATAATTATATTTGCATCAGAGGAGAAGACAGAGCAGGCAACGCCTAAGAAAAAGAGTGATGCCAGAAAAAAAGGACAGGTAGCTAAGAGTAAAGAGGTGGCTTTAGCTCTTACCCTTGCAGCAGCTACTATGGTAATAGTTGCCTTTGGAAATTTCTCCTATGATAACCTGAGAAATATGATGTTTTCCTATTTAAATACCTATTTAAATATGGATTTAAATTATAATAATATAAGATATTTAGTTATATATGCCATAGGTAAAATAGCATTGATATTTCTATTCTTTGCATTGCCTGTGATGATTTTAGGAGTAATTGCAAACTATATTCAGGCGGGTTTTATTTTTACTACGGAAACTTTAAAGCCAGATTTTAAAAAATTAAATCCTATTTCGGGATTTAAAAAAATTTTCTCCACCAGAACCTTAGTAGAGCTTTTTAAAGATATAATAGTGATAACCGTTGTGGGGTTTGTTGGATATAGTTTTATAAGAGACAATATTGAAAAATTACTTATGATGAATACCCTTGCTTTTACCTCTATTCCCTATGCTTTAAAGGGAATTTTTGTGGGAATTTTAATTAGAATTTGTATAATTATGCTTGTCATAGCTATAGCTGATTATATATATCAAAGATTTATGCACAATAAGGAACTGAAAATGACAAAGCAGGAAATAAAAGAAGAATTTAAACAAGATGAAGGTAATCCTGAAATTAAATCTAAGAGAAAGCAGAGAATGAAAGAAATGTCTGCAAAGAGAATGATGGCGGCAGTGCCGGAGGCTACTGTGGTAGTTACAAATCCTACCCATATTGCAGTAGCACTTAAGTACAGTGAAGGAGAGAGTAGTGCTCCTTTAGTGACAGCAAAGGGCGTAGACAGAATAGCTCTTAAAATAAAGGAAATTGCAAAGGAAAATCATGTGCCAATTGTAGAGGACAAGCCTCTGGCAAGACTTATATATGAAAAAGTGGATATTGATAAGGAAATTCCAATGGACATGTATCAGGCAGTGGCAGAGATATTGGCTTTAGTATATAAAATGAAGAAGTAGAAGGTGAGATAACAAATGAGTAATGGGGATAGAAGCAATTTTAAATTAAAAAATAACATGGATGTAATAGTGGCTGTTGGAGTAATGCTCATAGTACTTATGATAATAATACCATTGCCTACAGCTATGCTGGATGTACTTATTGTGGTAAATATAACTATTGCTACAATTATAATACTCATAACTATGTTCACTACAGAAGTACTGCAGTTATCCGTTTTTCCAACTTTGCTTCTTGTAACTACTCTGTTTAGATTGGGACTTAATATATCTTCCACAAGACTTATTTTAAGTCAGGCAAATGCAGGAGAAGTAATAAATGCCTTTGGAAGTTTTGTTGTAGGTGGAAATTATATTGTAGGTATTATAATATTCTTAATAATAATAGTAATACAGTTTATAGTAATAACTAATGGTGCAGGAAGAGTTGCAGAAGTAGCAGCAAGATTTGCTCTGGATGCTATGCCTGGTAAACAGATGAGTATAGACGCAGATTTGAATGCAGGTCTTATAGATGATGCAGAGGCAAAGAATAGAAGAAGAAAAATTCAGCAGGAAGCAGACTTTTATGGTTCCATGGACGGTGCTTCTAAATTCGTTAAAGGAGATGCCATAGCCAGTATAGTAATAGTTCTTATAAATATAGTAGCGGGAATTGTAATTGGAGCAGTCCAAATGGGAATGCCCATTGCTGAAGCAGCTCAGACCTATGTAAGACTTACCATTGGTGATGGTCTTGTAAGTCAGATACCAGCACTGTTAATATCCATTGCTACAGGTATTTTGGTGACCCGTTCTGGTAATGATGAAGATTTTGGTAAACAGGTAG
This genomic window from Clostridium pasteurianum DSM 525 = ATCC 6013 contains:
- a CDS encoding flagellar hook capping FlgD N-terminal domain-containing protein, whose amino-acid sequence is MAVTNNNTPILTGYKSNVTSSGKTDKGTPIVKKGQEIDKNSFLKILSAELSNQDPTSSSNQDSTQYVAQLAQFSSLEQMSNLNSTMTLNSASNLIGVPVEFNSLNSLGNNYVGIVKSVTRNGDSIALSVATSDNGKAIDKDFDYGDILQINPEISTDNSSSDSSNSDSENTTDTINTSDSNESTNLSDTNSTTDDVKL
- a CDS encoding flagellar hook-basal body complex protein, translated to MLRLMNSGVSGMQSNQTALDVIGNNIANQETVAFKGSRARFQDMLSQSQGDGTSPTVSAGGTNPTQIGLGVKLAGIDTIMTQGIMQPTNSNLDVAIDGDGYFIVTKGNTIFNNGGTTVNGQAGITVNNAANQDHTINQPTLTASESQVSYTRDGAFTLDEQGNLLTSDGYRVMGYSMTNGGTDSMADDGQINYVDGTAALTANDTSLKTLRIPATVNDGANTFRVTSFSIGRDGVIIGTLSDGRTTAIGQIAMASFRNPAGLSKEGKNLYSASVNSGTATLRSGAGNTVNNNSDGYGDALQSMLEMSNVDLAQQFTDMIVASRAFQANGKSITTGDEILQDIINLKR
- the fliQ gene encoding flagellar biosynthesis protein FliQ; translated protein: MTENMLLKIIKDAISTGLLVSAPILIVSVVVGLIISIMQATTQIQEQTLTFVPKLIAIAVVGIITSTWMLHMMTGFTERIFEMIANITR
- a CDS encoding flagellar FlbD family protein, which encodes MVKLTGMNHREIMINEDNIEKIEEVPETVITMTNGNKYIVEENTDEIIDKIITFKKKIYNSNFR
- the fliP gene encoding flagellar type III secretion system pore protein FliP (The bacterial flagellar biogenesis protein FliP forms a type III secretion system (T3SS)-type pore required for flagellar assembly.) yields the protein MKKKAFVISVLILFCIFFMGKNTYAAPTTIPIPNVNVSVDNAATPSDYVDNIKLLVMLTILTLLPSIIIMTTSFTRIVVVLGFLKNALGTQNAPPNQVIIGLALFLTFFIMMPTYTTINNNAIQPYLNNRINQQQAITEGERPLKEFMLKQTRRKDLQLFMDAAKMDPKTDTEHTPMHVVIPAFIISELKTAFIIGFLLFIPFMIIDFVVASILMSMGMFMVPPAMVSLPFKILLFVMVDGWYLVVKSLISSFS
- a CDS encoding flagellar biosynthetic protein FliO, yielding MSVLLMILKLVAALLVILPLIYISIKYGGNRLQNMQNGNYMKILERLTLTKENSLLIIKIGEKAYVFSSSGSKLEILMELEPEELKKIQESKKVTQYKDFNEFYRNFKGKLNIHSKNELLKKLKDKFRVKDK
- a CDS encoding TIGR02530 family flagellar biosynthesis protein produces the protein MSFRVVNGQIHSVEPIGNFHERKISTPTKISTNFNDILNEKINKNESFIISKHAEQRLSSRNISFNEQDMKNINEAINKAEQKGARNSLILYKDVALITSIKNRTVITAVDKNSAKDNVFTNVDSVVLL
- a CDS encoding flagellar hook-length control protein FliK; its protein translation is MSEITEVTNLGKMNANITTTKSHKMQQKPESEFKQNYKFGDYLNEASKHNIDSQTKSSKNLYNKDIASEDSNNETVKKDKGEDGLQKMNDQELIAVSILQQLKSVIYNSIKSSKESASNDNDSYVVSAVYNKSTDVTKAISDRHQLIKNIEKELQKLVPSQDGNDVISEKQDNVKSKSVNLVLDKIDNLLSNVMDTKVDLKVTDKNTLNSNETLAKEYYHESLDPVNIDKSYTKSTTKTETNTVKQTFDEINKLLKGMLDKQSDVQSPEEINAIRQILSQLKEIEVNSDITSSSSVLTNSKNSMISNNNYSNLIDKLISTLNSENTLKSTSENASKADNGNFHVNDAVLAVDNKSADVTKIASDRDQLIKDIKRELQRLVSLQSVNSDEISEKQEITKSRDNNLILKKINSLLTDEVDIKTNLKSADKNTLNSNETLAKEYYHESLDPVNIDKSYAKETTKTETNAVKQTFDDVNKLLKGMLDKQSDVQYPEEINAIRQILSQLKEIEVNSDITSSSSVLTNSKNSMVLNNNYSNLIDKLISTLNSENILESASQNVSKADNANFHVNDAVLGVDNKSADVTNTASDREQLIKDIKNEVQKLVFLQSRNSDATSEKQESTKSRDINLILGKIDSLLTDEVDTKTNLKAANKNALNSNEISAKEYYHESLDPVNNIDKPYAKATTETETNLIDKLISKLNSENTLKSASEKVSKVDNSDFNITDIVLDSANNGTDVMNIVSSKNQLIKDIKRELQKLVSPQSGNGDTTLEKQASIKQDDIKTVLDKINNLLLEKTDMKVDLKVIPQSDLINRELSLAANEYQSERLSTAKMDKSSAKETLRSETNVVKQIFNGENNLLSTISDKQPSSSNQEQPLKNKDNKFLNNLIDNKDSGDKYSKVINVMNQFALNTAGTFNKNQDIQPQVINRDNFASDFIKSLNYMEDNNVKNMTVKILPKELGEIFIKVTSDGNIMKATITATNKDSYNLLNSNLHEINNLLNNQHIKIHSVDINIYNGDTTYFSGNNNFNNDQFNGSNENSSNNKSTTNFSNSNSEELDTNSQISTKEDNNVNVLV
- a CDS encoding flagellar basal body-associated FliL family protein, producing the protein MSENKPEKKTDGASKIIIILLVLLIVLIGSFAGYILFFGGASNFHPSSSNNTNTTEVNTVSAADENTYSLDEAIVNLADTDSQRYAKVKVSFGYNEKNTKLKSELESEDVNKKPILSDAVNSVLRSKKAADLTTSKGVDEIKSEIMQKVNPILKNGKISNVYFDELVVQ
- a CDS encoding fused FliR family export protein/FlhB family type III secretion system protein, which encodes MIDVAYFSAFFLVFLRILTFFVALQVLFPSGLPNTIKVSFCAIIAFFIVSSIDYSSVQGINNWLVYMQQCTFEVITGLVLGYLTNLAFICGKVAGSFMDIQIGFSMMSIFDPTTQSNETLMERILAFLSIVVFLVIDGHHVLIRALIDSYNTVHIGTFVLWDQSAMYALHAFIQFFIIAIKIAMPIVIVLIITDIVMGLVSRTVPQLNVMILGMPVKILLGFSIFMLILPVIVNLIINAFSLIPDLWRGFYNIIPAIIIFASEEKTEQATPKKKSDARKKGQVAKSKEVALALTLAAATMVIVAFGNFSYDNLRNMMFSYLNTYLNMDLNYNNIRYLVIYAIGKIALIFLFFALPVMILGVIANYIQAGFIFTTETLKPDFKKLNPISGFKKIFSTRTLVELFKDIIVITVVGFVGYSFIRDNIEKLLMMNTLAFTSIPYALKGIFVGILIRICIIMLVIAIADYIYQRFMHNKELKMTKQEIKEEFKQDEGNPEIKSKRKQRMKEMSAKRMMAAVPEATVVVTNPTHIAVALKYSEGESSAPLVTAKGVDRIALKIKEIAKENHVPIVEDKPLARLIYEKVDIDKEIPMDMYQAVAEILALVYKMKK